A region from the uncultured Sunxiuqinia sp. genome encodes:
- a CDS encoding FAD-binding oxidoreductase, whose amino-acid sequence MSTEVMQVIRIDETFYNVKEIRRLTDETFSLKLPGGRFKFKAGQHISLGIQGDYQSREYSIYSGENDENLEVLVKEVKEGYFSPKLSHLKKGDLVEVNGPFGKFKIEEKHIPDNKFVFIASGTGIAPFRSMVRTYPELDYLLIHGVRYGHEAYDKDEYDPERHILCTTGDKDGQVHGRLTKYLKRTSFEKNTHFYLCGNSNMIFDALEILKNKGFDRDHIHCEVYF is encoded by the coding sequence ATGTCGACAGAAGTTATGCAAGTAATAAGAATTGATGAAACCTTCTACAATGTAAAAGAAATAAGAAGGTTAACAGATGAAACATTTTCGTTGAAATTGCCGGGAGGACGATTTAAGTTCAAAGCTGGGCAACATATTTCACTAGGTATTCAAGGCGATTATCAAAGTCGGGAGTATTCGATTTACAGTGGCGAAAATGATGAGAATTTAGAGGTGTTGGTAAAAGAAGTGAAAGAAGGTTATTTTTCACCTAAATTGAGTCATCTGAAAAAAGGTGATTTGGTGGAAGTAAACGGACCTTTTGGTAAGTTTAAAATTGAAGAGAAGCATATTCCGGACAACAAATTTGTATTTATTGCCAGTGGAACTGGTATAGCGCCATTCCGCAGTATGGTGCGCACCTATCCTGAATTGGACTATTTACTGATTCATGGAGTGCGTTATGGACACGAAGCTTACGATAAAGACGAGTATGATCCGGAGCGTCATATTCTTTGTACAACGGGGGATAAGGACGGTCAGGTTCATGGTCGGTTAACCAAATACCTTAAACGCACAAGCTTCGAAAAAAACACCCATTTTTACTTGTGTGGAAACAGTAATATGATTTTTGATGCCCTTGAAATTCTGAAAAATAAAGGGTTTGATCGCGATCATATTCATTGCGAGGTGTATTTCTAA
- a CDS encoding flavodoxin domain-containing protein → MKEDRNPCFEDYDLVIIGGSIHAGQIQRRVREFRENNTEKLGLKEIGLFICCMMQGEQAQEQLNNAFPEKLHQYAKSKAILGSEYNFDKIRFF, encoded by the coding sequence TTGAAAGAAGATAGAAATCCTTGTTTCGAGGACTACGACCTAGTCATAATTGGTGGTTCCATCCATGCCGGACAAATTCAACGAAGGGTGCGGGAATTTAGAGAAAATAACACAGAGAAGCTTGGACTAAAAGAAATTGGCTTATTTATTTGCTGTATGATGCAAGGCGAACAAGCTCAGGAACAACTAAATAACGCCTTCCCTGAAAAACTCCACCAATATGCCAAATCGAAAGCTATTTTAGGTAGTGAGTACAATTTTGACAAAATACGTTTTTTTTGA
- a CDS encoding methyltransferase yields MKFYSFFYFRLSKIKIINFSMGRGNFFYFKQFGVRQEKAAMKVGIDGVLLGSWVRFNRVARVLDVGTGTGLLALMAAQKTNALIDAVELESDAAEEAQFNFQNSKWGKRLRLTIGDFRSFQTTEKYDHIISNPPFFENSPKSGDHKRAQARHADSLSLQELLTKAKSLLSEDARISLIVPVDKERRLKELASELSLTITRFVKVAPDETKKNHRLLVELSTNAGKFEEGELFIRQSVENDFSPAYRKLTEDFYRNF; encoded by the coding sequence TTGAAATTCTATTCTTTCTTTTACTTTCGCTTGTCAAAAATCAAGATTATCAATTTCAGTATGGGGCGAGGTAATTTTTTTTACTTTAAACAATTTGGGGTTCGTCAGGAAAAAGCTGCGATGAAAGTGGGGATTGACGGGGTTTTGCTTGGTTCCTGGGTTCGGTTTAATCGTGTTGCCCGGGTTTTGGATGTAGGGACTGGAACTGGGTTGCTGGCATTAATGGCTGCTCAAAAAACGAATGCGCTGATTGACGCGGTGGAGTTGGAGTCTGACGCGGCGGAGGAAGCCCAGTTTAATTTTCAAAACTCAAAATGGGGAAAGAGGTTAAGGCTAACCATCGGCGATTTCCGGAGTTTTCAAACCACAGAGAAATATGATCATATTATTTCGAATCCTCCGTTTTTCGAAAATTCGCCAAAATCGGGTGATCATAAACGCGCTCAAGCCCGACATGCCGATTCATTGAGTTTGCAGGAGTTACTGACAAAAGCGAAAAGCTTACTTTCGGAAGATGCCCGGATAAGTCTGATTGTGCCAGTTGATAAAGAAAGACGATTGAAAGAGTTAGCATCAGAACTGAGTTTGACAATCACCAGATTTGTGAAAGTTGCTCCTGATGAAACAAAAAAAAATCATCGCCTGCTGGTTGAGCTATCTACAAATGCCGGAAAGTTCGAGGAAGGAGAACTGTTTATTCGACAGTCTGTTGAAAATGATTTTTCGCCTGCTTATCGCAAGCTGACAGAAGATTTTTATCGGAATTTTTAG